Proteins encoded in a region of the Salvelinus fontinalis isolate EN_2023a chromosome 17, ASM2944872v1, whole genome shotgun sequence genome:
- the LOC129813816 gene encoding zinc finger protein 768-like, which produces MASCNFQAQMVSVMEVLAKAAVAEINKRVDDSCAVIRLEMTQSQRDIDVLKRKWQMMESELEKTRRRKGFYSMASERSSYPVKIILNKQTSSSQCRDEELAVEEDSQPQPSDVEQRVETEPILIKDEETAEDVWKTDPQEEIRITGEESGSKPGKSPSFEQRHCDEDLITQPNISHKDSVEHYPNSDCPEEPGTPRLASTEVFSAEQQRPDEDSLDLVMVKDEKEELDQTTALAGPDQFVMDESDGHLWASVGPDRDTDPDGHPDFSFHSAEEYSQNISMFPTHSGLPSVPTMTDEVGPSLHSSIWKPHANMFSAAAHMKRHVRTSADETSQQMPEGQSSETLNSNNEGNSLALQPRQHQYRASEATVRLSECMTGSNMATTSTFSGYSLSRSSFNMVKRMRTQWKSGGTTERRFSCTFCGKSFQRLCQLKVHLRSHTGEKPYTCEQCGRSFTKQCNLIRHAVVHSGEKPFKCTQCGKCFTQRSNMTSHQRTHIGESPVSPYVAPGYPGDPHTSLM; this is translated from the exons ATGGCGAGCTGCAATTTTCAGGCGCAGATGGTATCCGTTATGGAGGTATTAGCTAAAGCAGCTGTAGCAGAAATAAACAAACGCGTAGATGATAGCTGTGCTGTTATACGTTTGGAAATGACCCAAAGCCAGCGAGATATTGATGTACTGAAACGGAAGTGGCAAATGATGGAGAGCGAGCTGGAGAAGACGCGCAGACGAAAAG GTTTTTACTCTATGGCATCAGAGAGATCTTCATATCCAGTCAAGATTATTTTGAATAAGCAGACGAGTAGCTCACAGTGCAGAGACGAAGAGCTGGCAGTTGAAGAGGACTCTCAACCCCAG CCTTCAGATGTGGAGCAGAGAGTGGAGACTGAACCCATACTGATCAAAGatgaggagacagcagaggaTGTGTGGAAGACTGACCCTCAGGAAGAGATCAGGATCACTGGAGAGG AGTCTGGTTCCAAGCCTGGGAAATCACCATCCTTTGAGCAACGGCACTGTGATGAGGACTTAATCACACAACCCAATATATCTCACAAAGACTCAGTGGAACATTACCCCAATTCTGATTGTCCAGAGGAACCAGGAACACCCCGGCTCGCATCTACAGAGGTGTTCAGCGCAGAGCAACAGCGGCCAGACGAGGACTCACTAGATCTAGTGATGGTGAAAGATGAGAAAGAGGAGTTAGATCAGACCACGGCCCTGGCAGGACCTGACCAGTTTGTCATGGATGAGTCTGATGGGCATCTATGGGCCTCTGTGggtccagacagagacactgaCCCTGATGGCCACCCAGATTTCTCCTTTCATTCCGCAGAAGAGTACTCTCAGAATATCTCAATGTTCCCAACTCATAGTGGTCTTCCATCTGTTCCTACTATGACAGATGAAGTAGGGCCATCGCTTCACTCTTctatatggaaaccacatgctaACATGTTCAGTGCAGCAGCACACATGAAAAGACATGTCAGGACATCGGCTGATGAGACTAGTCAACAGATGCCAGAGGGACAGAGTAGCGAGACGCTGAACTCAAATAATGAAGGAAATAGTTTAGCTCTACAGCCAAGGCAGCATCAATACAGGGCTTCAGAAGCAACAGTGAGATTGAGTGAGTGCATGACAGGGTCAAACATGGCCACCACTTCCACCTTCTCTGGATACAGCCTGAGTCGCAGTAGTTTTAACATGGTGAAGAGAATGAGGACTCAGTGGAAGTCGGGCGGCACCACCGAGAGGCGTTTCAGCTGCACCTTCTGTGGGAAGAGCTTCCAGCGTCTCTGCCAGCTCAAAGTACACCTCCGGAGTCACACCGGAGAGAAACCGTACACCTGCGAACAGTGTGGCAGGAGTTTTACCAAGCAGTGCAACCTGATCAGACATGCTGTGGTCCACAGCGGGGAGAAGCCCTTCAAGTGCACACAGTGTGGGAAATGCTTCACCCAGCGTTCCAATATGACATCACATCAGAGAACTCACATAGGAGAGAGTCCAGTGTCTCCATACGTGGCACCTGGATACCCTGGGGATCCACACACAAGTTTAATGTAG